The Candidatus Limnocylindrales bacterium genome contains a region encoding:
- a CDS encoding acetyl-CoA acetyltransferase: MSGENEIVLVGVGQCVQRDAAPDHARDPVALMADAARLAADDSTLGPRLLSQLSLVATVDTFAWQPACAPGLLAEAIGATPSRLVQSTVGGNTPQAYVNWLAGEIRSGKAGGACLIAGVNVVASMMKARAAGVRLAWPTGGGGAPERFGDERPGGTDDENAHGLFLPSNTYPLFENAVRARRGLSVREHSLAIGRMFSRFTDVAAKNPISWFPVRRSAEELATPSENNRWVSFPYTKYLNAVMAVDQSAAVILMSAAEADRLGVPKDRRVWFLGGGAASEDPWNVSERPRFDACPSMKFAAEQAMAKAGTTVADLDFFDLYSCFPVAVELACEGLGIAEDDPRGLTLTGGLPYFGGPGNNYSLHGIAAMVEALRSRPGANGLVTANGWYLTKHAAGVYSSAPPSRPALAEPPASASRHEGQPVEVAKEPSGKAVVETYTVVCGKSGEPQTGIVLGRLATGARFLAHTPDDPALLEEWMTNEAIGRRGSVRAGSPVNVFTPE; encoded by the coding sequence ATGTCGGGCGAGAACGAGATCGTTCTGGTCGGGGTCGGGCAGTGCGTCCAGCGTGATGCGGCGCCGGACCATGCGCGCGATCCGGTCGCGCTCATGGCCGATGCCGCTCGCCTCGCCGCGGACGATTCGACGCTTGGCCCGCGGCTGCTCTCGCAGCTCAGTCTCGTCGCAACCGTGGACACGTTCGCGTGGCAGCCGGCCTGTGCGCCGGGGCTTCTGGCCGAGGCCATCGGTGCCACGCCGTCGCGTCTGGTGCAGTCGACTGTCGGCGGGAATACGCCGCAGGCCTACGTGAACTGGCTTGCCGGCGAGATCCGAAGCGGAAAGGCGGGCGGCGCGTGCCTTATCGCCGGCGTCAACGTCGTCGCAAGCATGATGAAGGCGCGCGCGGCGGGAGTCCGTCTCGCGTGGCCGACCGGCGGCGGTGGTGCTCCGGAGCGTTTCGGCGACGAGCGGCCCGGCGGCACCGACGACGAGAACGCGCACGGCCTGTTCCTGCCGTCGAACACGTATCCGTTGTTCGAGAACGCCGTGCGCGCACGGCGGGGTCTTTCGGTCCGCGAGCACAGCCTCGCCATCGGCCGCATGTTTTCGCGCTTCACCGACGTTGCGGCGAAGAATCCGATTTCGTGGTTTCCCGTGCGGCGCAGCGCGGAAGAGCTCGCGACGCCGTCCGAGAACAATCGCTGGGTTTCGTTTCCGTACACCAAGTACCTGAACGCGGTGATGGCTGTCGATCAGTCCGCTGCAGTCATCCTGATGAGCGCAGCCGAAGCCGACAGGCTCGGCGTACCGAAGGATCGCCGGGTGTGGTTCCTCGGCGGCGGCGCCGCAAGCGAAGATCCGTGGAACGTCAGCGAGCGTCCCCGCTTCGACGCGTGTCCGTCGATGAAGTTCGCGGCCGAGCAGGCGATGGCGAAGGCCGGAACGACGGTCGCCGACCTCGATTTCTTCGATCTGTACTCGTGCTTTCCGGTCGCGGTCGAGCTTGCGTGCGAAGGTCTCGGCATCGCCGAGGATGATCCTCGCGGCCTGACGCTCACCGGCGGACTGCCGTATTTCGGAGGACCGGGAAACAACTATTCGCTGCACGGCATCGCTGCGATGGTCGAAGCGCTGCGATCCAGGCCCGGGGCAAACGGACTCGTCACCGCCAATGGATGGTATCTGACCAAGCATGCGGCCGGCGTTTATTCGAGCGCGCCGCCGTCACGCCCCGCGCTCGCCGAGCCGCCCGCGAGCGCTTCGCGGCACGAAGGGCAGCCGGTCGAAGTCGCGAAGGAACCGAGCGGAAAGGCAGTCGTCGAGACCTACACTGTCGTCTGCGGAAAGTCGGGCGAGCCGCAGACGGGCATCGTACTCGGCCGTCTCGCAACCGGCGCGCGCTTCCTCGCGCACACACCGGACGATCCGGCGCTTCTCGAAGAATGGATGACGAACGAGGCCATCGGGCGTCGCGGCAGCGTACGGGCCGGCTCGCCGGTCAACGTGTTCACGCCCGAATAG